From the Purpureocillium takamizusanense chromosome 6, complete sequence genome, one window contains:
- the DIP5 gene encoding amino acid transporter (TransMembrane:12 (i54-72o84-109i121-140o166-187i199-217o247-267i288-308o328-356i388-408o414-441i453-477o497-517i)~COG:E~EggNog:ENOG503NUN0), whose protein sequence is MDSEGIHARHVPRGSDPEKGGSVSGKDAYEHVDIRGMETSPETSLHRGLKARHITMIAIGGALGTGLIIGTGKALAQAGPGSLFISYTFVGMLVFMIMAGLGEMAAWLPMSSGFTGYATRYCHPSLGFALGWTYWLKYIIVTPNQLTAASLVLQYWVPREKVNPGVWVAILLVVIFCINYLGGIKFFGEFEFWLSSFKVIVVVGIILFSLIIAAGGGPNHDAPGFRYWSDPGAFAPLYGTGSLAKFVGFWSVMVNATFAYLGTELVGVTAAEAQNPRRSIPKAIKLTFFRILFFYCLSVLLVGMIVPYNSKELAFANKKDASANASPFVVAAVLAGIKVLPHIINACILIFVFSAANSDLYIASRTLYGLASDRSAPAIFRRTDRRGVPYPALFVCTGFACLAFMVVSDDSKKIFSYFVNLTTIFGILSWISLLVTYIHFLKARRAQNIPNSAMPYVAPQGLIGTYIALFFCCLIALTKNFNVFVHHDGLTFDYKEFITGYLGIPIYLILIFGHMLATKSRAVKAHEADFYTGKEIIDNEEASFLEHKAEKDANATGWAKFYNRYVSWLF, encoded by the exons ATGGATTCGGAGGGCAtccacgcccgccacgtGCCCCGGGGGTCCGACCCTGAGAAGGGCGGCTCCGTGAGCGGCAAGGACGCCTACGAGCATGTCGACATCCGCGGCATGGAGACGTCGCCCGAGACGTCGCTGCACCGCGGCCTCAAGGCGCGCCACATCACCATGATTGCCATTGGCGGCGCTCTCGGCACGGGTctcatcatcggcaccggcaaggCACTCGCGCAGGCTGGCCCCGGCTCGCTCTTCATCTCGTATACCTTTGTTGGTATGCTCGTCTTCATGATCAtggctggcctcggcgagatGGCCGCCTGGCTGCCCATGTCCTCTGGCTTCACCGGTTATGCCACGCGCTACTGCCACCCGTCCCTCGGTTTTGCTCTTGGCTGGAC TTACTGGCTCAAGTACATCATCGTCACGCCCAACCAGCttaccgccgcctcgctcgtcctCCAGTACTGGGTCCCGCGCGAAAAGGTCAACCCGGGCGTGTGGGTGGCCATCCTGCTTGTCGTCATCTTCTGCATCAACtacctcggcggcatcaagtTCTTTGGCGAGTTTGAATTCTGGCTCTCGTCGTTCAAGGTGattgtcgtcgttggcatcatcctcttctccctcatcatcgccgccgggggcggccCCAACCACGACGCCCCGGGATTCCGCTACTGGAGCGACCCCGGCGCCTTTGCTCCTCTCTACGGCACGGGCTCGTTGGCCAAGTTTGTCGGCTTCTGGTCCGTCATGGTCAATGCCACATTCGCCTACCTCGGTACCGAGCTGGTCGgtgtcacggccgccgaggcgcagaacccgcgccgcagcatcCCCAAGGCCATCAAGCTCACCTTCTTCCGCATCCTCTTCTTCTACTGCCTCAgcgtcctgctcgtcggcatgATCGTCCCCTACAACTCCAAGGAGCTCGCCTTTGCCAACAAGAAGGACGCCTCGGCCAACGCCAGCCCCtttgtcgtcgctgccgtcctcgcgggcATCAAGGTGCTGCCGCACATCATCAACGCCTGTATCCTCATCTtcgtcttctccgccgccaacTCGGACCTGTACATTGCCAGCCGTACGCTCTACGGCCTGGCCAGTGACCGCTCCGCTCCCGCCATCTTCCGTCGCACGGACCGTCGCGGCGTGCCGTACCCGGCGCTCTTCGTCTGCACGGGCttcgcctgcctggccttCATGGTTGTGTCGGACGACTCCAAGAAGATCTTCTCCTACTTTGTCAACCTGACCACCATCTTCGGCATCCTGTCGTGGATCTCGCTGCTCGTCACCTACATCCACTTCCTCAAGGCGCGCCGGGCGCAAAACATCCCCAACAGCGCCATGCCGTACGTGGCGCCGCAGGGCCTCATCGGCACTTACATCgccctcttcttctgctgCCTCATCGCCCTGACCAAGAACTTCAACGTCTTCGTGCACCATGACGGCCTGACCTTTGACTACAAGGAGTTCATCACGGGCTACCTCGGCATCCCCATCTacctcatcctcatcttTGGCCACATGCTCGCCACCAAGagccgcgccgtcaaggcccaCGAGGCCGACTTCTACACGGGCAAGGAAATCATCGACAACGAGGAGGCCAGCTTCCTGGAGCACAAGGCGGAGAAGGACGCGAACGCTACGGGCTGGGCCAAGTTTTACAACCGGTACGTTTCGTGGCTGTTCTAG
- the UPS2 gene encoding Phospholipid metabolism protein (COG:U~EggNog:ENOG503P1RF~BUSCO:EOG092641K1): MKVFSNSVTYNYSWEEVSTANWRKYGPWNNKSEHVIAVDTLSRSVDPSTGILRTERLITCKQSAPEWLKTIMGTTMEVSHVYEASYVDPAARTVTMVSQNLTWSNLVNVQEEVVYRPLGEHQTQFAQSARITALCGGWQRIKNSIEDSLVNRFRENAIKGREGFERVLEMSRQVFAEEKERQRMAAAL; this comes from the coding sequence ATGAAGGTCTTTTCCAACAGCGTCACCTACAACTACTCGTGGGAGGAGGTCTCGACGGCCAACTGGCGCAAGTATGGCCCCTGGAACAACAAGTCGGAGcacgtcatcgccgtcgacacccTCTCCCGCAGCGTCGACCCCTCGACGGGCATCCTGCGGACGGAGCGCCTCATCACATGCAAGCAGTCGGCGCCCGAGTGGCTCAAGACCATCATGGGCACGACCATGGAGGTCAGCCACGTCTACGAGGCGTCGTACGTCGaccccgccgcgcgcaccgtCACCATGGTCAGCCAGAACCTGACGTGGAGCAACCTCGTCAACGTCCAGGAGGAGGTGGTCTACCGGCCGCTCGGCGAGCACCAGACGCAGTTCGCCCAGAGCGCGCGCATCACGGCCctgtgcggcggctggcagCGCATCAAGAACAGCATCGAGGACTCCCTCGTCAACCGCTTCCGCGAGAACGCCATCAAGGGCCGCGAGGGCTtcgagcgcgtcctcgagatGAGCCGCCAGGTCTTtgccgaggagaaggagaggcAGCGCATGGCCGCTGCGCTGTAA